A part of Candidatus Eisenbacteria bacterium genomic DNA contains:
- a CDS encoding SRPBCC domain-containing protein, with product MVLPASTANELTLNITQEIRVNAPPDATFAALLEEMGPRNETENGPMPMKIEARPGGRWYRDLGKDNGHLWGHVQAIKRPTLLEITGPLFMSFAAVSNLQYRLTPVDGGTLITFKHSALGLIPEEYRTGMQSGWARLLDRVRKAAEK from the coding sequence ATGGTCCTGCCCGCATCGACCGCCAACGAGCTGACCCTGAACATCACCCAGGAGATCCGGGTCAATGCCCCGCCCGACGCGACGTTCGCCGCGCTGCTCGAGGAGATGGGGCCGCGCAACGAGACAGAGAACGGTCCGATGCCCATGAAGATCGAGGCCCGACCCGGCGGACGCTGGTATCGGGACCTGGGCAAGGACAACGGGCATCTGTGGGGACACGTCCAGGCCATCAAGCGACCCACCCTGCTCGAGATCACCGGACCGCTCTTCATGTCCTTCGCGGCGGTCTCGAATCTGCAATACCGTCTGACTCCCGTGGACGGCGGAACCCTGATCACCTTCAAGCACAGCGCGCTGGGTCTGATTCCGGAGGAGTACAGGACCGGGATGCAGAGTGGCTGGGCACGCCTGCTCGACCGCGTCCGGAAGGCGGCGGAGAAATGA
- a CDS encoding DUF899 domain-containing protein, translated as MPSHKIVSREEWLEARKAHLAKEKEFTRLRDELSRQRRELPWLKVEKNYVFDGPKGKETLADLFDGRGQLIVYHFMLGPGWKEGCKSCSFVSDHIDGAVVHLAQRDVTLLAISRAPLPEIEAFKKRMGWRFKWVSSYGNDFNFDYHVSFTKDEMAKGKVYYNYEIQEFGSEEGPGVSVFYKDGAGDIFHTYSSYARGLDMLVGAYNYLDLVPKGRDEDALSFTMAWVRHHDKYGD; from the coding sequence ATGCCGAGCCACAAGATCGTGTCCAGAGAGGAATGGCTCGAGGCGCGCAAGGCGCATCTCGCAAAGGAAAAGGAGTTCACCCGGCTGCGTGATGAGCTCAGTCGGCAGCGGCGTGAGCTGCCGTGGCTCAAGGTCGAGAAGAATTACGTGTTCGACGGCCCCAAGGGCAAGGAGACGCTCGCCGACCTCTTCGACGGGCGTGGTCAGCTCATCGTCTATCACTTCATGCTCGGCCCCGGGTGGAAAGAGGGCTGCAAGAGCTGCTCGTTTGTGTCCGATCATATCGACGGCGCCGTCGTGCACCTCGCCCAACGTGACGTGACGCTGCTGGCGATTTCAAGAGCCCCCCTGCCCGAGATCGAAGCCTTCAAGAAGCGCATGGGCTGGCGTTTCAAATGGGTGTCGTCGTACGGAAACGACTTCAACTTCGACTATCATGTGTCGTTCACGAAGGACGAAATGGCGAAGGGCAAGGTGTACTACAACTACGAAATACAGGAATTTGGGAGCGAGGAAGGCCCCGGCGTCAGCGTGTTCTACAAGGACGGAGCCGGCGACATCTTCCACACCTACTCGAGCTACGCGCGCGGGCTCGACATGCTCGTCGGTGCGTACAACTACCTTGATCTCGTGCCGAAGGGCCGCGACGAGGACGCCTTGAGCTTTACCATGGCGTGGGTTCGGCACCACGACAAGTACGGCGACTGA
- a CDS encoding helix-turn-helix transcriptional regulator, translating to MPRFARTSDVFNAVAEPQRRAILDFLAREERSVGEVVAALRLAQPSVSKHLRVLREVDLVRARRDGRRVLYRTNADAIRPVHQWAATFERFWAQQLRRIKERAEAAGRSARGNGDRPDKPGNRNR from the coding sequence ATGCCCCGCTTCGCCAGAACCTCGGACGTCTTCAACGCCGTCGCGGAGCCCCAACGCCGGGCCATCCTCGACTTCTTGGCGAGGGAGGAGCGTTCGGTCGGCGAGGTCGTGGCGGCGCTGCGACTGGCCCAGCCTTCGGTCTCGAAACATCTGCGGGTCTTGCGCGAGGTCGATCTCGTGCGGGCGCGCCGCGACGGCCGACGGGTGCTGTACCGCACGAACGCGGACGCGATCCGACCCGTGCACCAGTGGGCCGCCACGTTCGAGCGTTTCTGGGCTCAGCAGCTCCGCCGGATCAAGGAACGCGCTGAAGCGGCCGGCCGATCGGCGCGCGGGAACGGCGATCGACCGGACAAGCCCGGGAATCGGAATCGGTAG
- a CDS encoding DUF2277 domain-containing protein — MCRNIKILFNFDPPPTDEEIRGASLQFVRKLSGFNKPSRVNEAAFHRAVEEVAAAARNLLHSLVTSAEPRDREVEAERARVRAAERFGTS; from the coding sequence ATGTGCAGGAACATCAAGATCCTGTTTAACTTCGACCCTCCCCCTACCGACGAGGAGATCCGGGGAGCCTCGCTCCAATTCGTGAGAAAGCTTTCCGGCTTCAACAAACCCTCGAGGGTGAATGAGGCGGCGTTCCATCGCGCCGTCGAGGAGGTGGCTGCGGCCGCCCGGAATCTGCTGCATTCGCTGGTGACCAGCGCCGAGCCGCGCGATCGCGAGGTCGAGGCCGAGCGCGCCCGCGTCAGAGCCGCCGAAAGGTTCGGGACCTCCTGA